In Romboutsia lituseburensis, a genomic segment contains:
- a CDS encoding class I SAM-dependent methyltransferase → MENLVYWKEKWDKEGKDYVLNKNTKDKNIEIWNKSSKTYDETVGYERIEEVISSLERLGYINEESTVLDIGCGTGAYTIPLSGICKKVDALDYSDGMINILKNKINEQEIKNIDILNKDWNNIDLVYEKMNKKYDFVISSLNPGCYNYKSLLKMNEASKSYCCYISTNGKHKNEIIKKADEQIIGHKIKRSDISNIIYPFNILYFSGYEPKIFYSSSSWIYKMYEKEAVKKLENRYKKYLDNNIKNKIKNFVKVNMRNDLFIEESENTLGIVTWEVSY, encoded by the coding sequence ATGGAAAATTTAGTTTATTGGAAAGAAAAATGGGATAAAGAAGGTAAAGACTACGTATTAAATAAAAATACTAAAGATAAAAATATAGAAATATGGAATAAGTCATCAAAGACTTATGATGAAACCGTTGGGTATGAAAGAATAGAAGAGGTAATAAGTAGCCTTGAAAGATTAGGATATATAAATGAAGAAAGTACAGTTCTAGATATTGGATGTGGAACAGGGGCATACACTATACCTTTAAGTGGGATTTGTAAAAAAGTAGATGCCCTTGATTACTCAGATGGAATGATTAATATATTGAAAAATAAAATAAATGAACAAGAGATAAAAAATATAGATATATTAAATAAAGATTGGAATAATATAGATTTAGTATATGAAAAGATGAATAAAAAATATGATTTTGTAATTTCTAGCTTAAATCCTGGATGCTATAATTATAAAAGTTTATTAAAGATGAATGAAGCATCAAAATCATATTGTTGCTACATATCAACAAATGGTAAGCATAAGAATGAAATAATAAAAAAAGCAGATGAACAAATAATAGGACATAAAATAAAACGAAGTGATATCAGCAATATAATTTATCCTTTTAATATATTATATTTTAGTGGGTATGAGCCGAAGATTTTTTATTCGTCTAGTAGTTGGATATATAAAATGTATGAAAAAGAAGCAGTAAAAAAACTTGAAAATAGATACAAAAAATATTTAGATAATAATATTAAAAATAAAATAAAAAACTTTGTAAAAGTGAATATGAGAAATGATTTATTTATAGAAGAAAGTGAAAATACATTAGGAATAGTAACTTGGGAAGTAAGCTATTAA